Genomic segment of Umezawaea sp. Da 62-37:
GCGCTCGAACGGGGAAGGGACGGAGTCGAAGCCATCGCGGCAACATCGTTGCACAGCGAGTGCGCCCCTTGGCACGCGATGGCGGGCACGCGTGGCGGGCTTGCAACACCCTGAACGATCCTCGCACGTGAAGATCACCCTGGGCAGTGCCCATGTGGAGTATTCGGGCTTGGGCCGGGCGCGGTTCGCGGCCTTGCCCGATCAGGTGACGATCGCCGCCCGGTTCCGCGCCCGCAGGGTCCTCAACGGGCTTCCGGCGACCCGTTGCGCGGCCAGCTTCCCGGAGATCAACACCGGCGGCACGCCCACGCCGGGGGTCGTGCCGCACCCGGCCAGCACGACGTTCTCGACGCCGTCGACCAGGTTGCGCGGCCGGAACGGCCCGGTCTGGGAGAACGTGTGCGCGGCCGAGAACGGGGTGCCCGCGGCGAGCCCCATGTCCGCCCAGTCGCGCGGTGTGACCAGGCGCGACGTCTCGATCGACGCCTCGAACCCGGTCAGCCCGCGCGCCTCGAGGGTGCGCAGCAGCTCGTCGCGGTAGGCGGGACCGACCCGTTCCCAGTCGATCGGGCCGACCTCCAGGTTCGGCACCGGCGCGAGCACGAAGTTCAGGTGCCGGTCCGGCGGCGCGAGCGACGGGTCGCCCTGGGTGGGCTGGGTGACCAGCAGCGACGGGTCGCTCATCAGCCTGCCGGTGGACGTGATCTCGTCGAACGTCCGGTCCCACGCCCGGCCGAAGAAGATCGTGTGGTGCGCCAGCTCCGGCCACGTCCGGGTGGTGCCCGCGTGCAGCACGACCGCCGACGGCGACCAGCGCACCGCGCGCGGGCGGCGCGGGGCCTTGCCGAGCAGCCGGTAGGCCACCGGCAGGTCCGGGGTCAGCACCACCGCGTCGCACGGGATCCGCTCGCCCTGGGTCGTGCGGACGGCCGTGACGCGGCCGCCGATGCGCTCCAGCCAGGCCACGGTCGTGCGGTACCGGAGGTCGGCTCCCGCGTCGGCCGCCGCGCCCGCCATGGCGTCGGGCAGGGCCCTCATGCCGCCGCGCGGGAAGTGCACGCCCGCGATGGTGTCCATGTAGGCGATCACGGCGTACGCGGCGAGCGCGCTGCGCGGCGGCACCCCGGCGTAGAGGGACTGGAACGAGAACACCCGCTGGAGGCGCTCGTCGCGCAGGAACCGGGCGATCGACGGCCCGAGCCTGCCGAACCCGCGCAGCGCAGCCAGCTTCGCCAGCGACGACACCGGCAGGTCGGCGGGGGAGTCGAAGTTGGCGCCGATGAACGTGTCCTTCTCGACCCGGTACAGGTCGGTCAGCCAGGTGCGCAGCCTCCGGTAGCCCGCGGCCTCCTCGGGGCCCGCGAAGCGCCGCACCTCCGCCTCCATCGCGTCGGCGTCGGCGTGCACGTCCAGCGACGTGCCGTCGGCGAAGCGCGCGCGGTAGGCGGGGTCGACGGGGACGAGGTCGAGCCGGTCGGCCAGCGACTCGCCGACCGCGGCCAGCGCGTCCTCGACCAGTTCCGGCATGGTCAGCACGGTCGGCCCGGTGTCGATCCGGTAGCCGTCCAGGTCCAGCCGCCCCGCCCGACCGCCGGGGGTGGCGTCGCGCTCGACGACCGTCACCGACCGGCCGGTGCCGAGCAGGTGCAGCGCCGTGGACAGGCCCGCGAGTCCCGCGCCCACCACCACGACGTGGTCGGTGCGGCCCGGCATCACCCTCATGTCAGTAGGTCCGCTTCGTGGCGCTGACGGCCAGTTCGGCCAGCCGGTCGCCCGCCGGGGCCGTCACCGGCGCCGCGGCGAGGGCGGCCAGCCCGGACGCCGTCAGCTCGGCGATCCGGTCCTCGATCGCGTCCACCGCGCCCACGCCGACCAGCGCGTCCCGCACCTCGTCGACGGTCTCCACGTCCAGCTCCGGGTTGCCCAGCGCCTTGTGCAGCACGTCCGCGCCGTACTCCATGCCCAGCGCCACGAGCAGCGTCCGCTTGCCCTCGCGCAGGTCGTCGCCCGCGGGCTTGCCGGTGACCGCCGGGTCGCCGAACACGCCCAGCAGGTCGTCCCGCAGCTGGAACGCGAGCCCGATGTCCGCGCCGAACCTGCGCAGCCCGTCGATCAGCTCCGGTGGGCCGCCGCCGAGCGCCGCGCCCATGTGCAGCGGCCGTTCCACGGTGTACGCGGCGGTCTTGAGCCGGTCGATCCGCAGCGCCGCCTCGGGCGAGGAGTCGCCGCGCGCCTGCGTCAGCACGTCCAGGTACTGGCCCGCGAGCATCTCGGTGCGCATGTCCCGCCACGGCAGGCTCAGCCGTTGCAGCGCGTCCGTCGGCAGGCCCGCCGCGAACAGCATGTCGTCCGCCCACGCGAGCGCGATGTCGCCGATCAGCACGGCCGCCGCGAGCCCGAACCGCTCCGGCTCGCCGAGCCAGCGCCGGTCGCGGTGCTCCTGGGCGAACGCGATGTGCACGGTCGGCTTGCCCCGGCGCACCTCGGAGGCGTCCATCAGGTCGTCGTGGACCAGCGCACAGGCCTGGATCAGCTCCAGCGAGCTGACCGCCATGAGCACGGACTCCGCGAGAGGGCCCTCCGGGTCGCCGCCCGCCGCGCGCCAGCCCCACCACGCGAACGTGGGCCGGATGCGCTTCCCGCCGCTCAGCACGAACGCCGCCAGGCCGTCCACCGCCCCGGTGAAGTTGTCGTCCATCAGCGCGCCCAGCGTGCGCCGGTCGGCCAGGTACGTCGCCAGCGCCTCGTCGACGTGCTTGGGCAGTGCGAGGTCCAACGGGTGGAGCAGCTCTGGAGCGGACACCCTCCTATCGTCACCTCTGCGGCCCGTCGGCGCCGCACCGGGGGGCGTCTCCCAGCCAGTGAAAGCACTCTTCCAGCACCCGGGCACCCCACTAGGGTGGGGGCATGACGACGGTGGTCGAACGGTTGCACGGGCGCGGGCCCGTGTTCTCCGTCGAGTTCTTCCCTCCCCGAGACAGCGCGGACGAGCTGGTCCTGTGGCGTGCGATCCGCGAACTGGAACCGCTCGACCCGGCTTTCGTGTCCATCACCTACGGGGCGGGGGGATCCAGCCGCGACTTCACGATCCGCACCACCGGCCGGGTCGCGCAGGAGACCACCCTGGTGCCGATGGCGCACCTGACCGCCGTCGACCACTCCGTCGCCGAGCTGCGCAACGTCATCGGCTGGTACGCCGCCGTCGGCGTGCGCAACATCCTGGCCGTGCGCGGCGACCCGCCCGGCGACCCGAACGGCGAGTGGATCGCCCACCCCGAGGGCCTCACCTACGCCGAGGAGCTGGTGCGGCTCTGCCGCGAGCTGGGCGACTTCTGCGTGGGCGTCGCGGCGTTCCCGTACGGCCACCCGCGCTCGGGCAACGTCGACGACGACACCAAGTACCTGGTGCGCAAGCTGCGCGCGGGCGCGGACTTCGCCATCGCCCAGCTGTTCTTCCAGCCGGAGGACTTCCTGCGGCTGCGCGACCGGGTCGACGCGCTGGGCTGCGACACCGCGCTGATCCCCGGCCTCATGCCGCTCACGACCCCCCGCACCCTCGCGAAGACGATCGAGCTGTCCGGCGCCGCCGTGCCCCCCTCGGTCGCCCGCCGACTGGACCCCTTCGTCGACGACCCGACGGCCTTCCGGAAGGCTGGGGTCGACCTGGTGACGGAAATGGGGGAGCGGCTGCTCGCCGAGGGCGTGCCGAGCCTGCACTTCTACACCCTGAACCGCTCGAAGGCGACGAGGGAAGTGGTGGCCCGACTGGGCCTGGTCCCCGCGCGTGCGTGAGGAGGCGCGGATGCCCACGTTCGACGAGAACTTCAAGAAGGAAACCGAGGCGCGGCGAGCCCGGTCGGAGGCCCACAAGCGCGGCCTGGCCGACGACTTCGCGGCCAAGGTGCGCTCCGCCGAACCCGTGATCTCACGGGTCTGCCGCGACATGGCGGCCCTGCTGCGGATGGCGAAGGTGCCCGTCGCCAACGAGGACGGCTGGTCCCTGCCGGACCTGCCGTCGGTGTTGGCGAAGCCGCCCCGCTACGTCGCGGCCGACCGCTTCGGCAAGCGCTGGGGCCTGGAGCTGGCGACGAAGTCCTGGGCCACCCTGACCCCGGACGCCGCGCTGCTCAGCGACAGGTTCAAGTCCGGCGTCCGCCGGGAGCGGGGCGCCGAGCGCGACGCCCGTGTCAGGGCGGTGCACCAGGCGATCGCGGTCAGCGACGTGAACGCCCTGGCCGCGACCACGCTCGAAGCGGACTTCGGCATGACCCACCGCCTGGTGCTCGACCGCAACACCCGCGTGCTGTTCGTGTGCGCGGGTGACCAGGGCGCGCGGCCGACCGTGCTGCCGTTCTCGGAGTACGGCAACCGGGCGGCGTCGGCCCTGGTGCACGCCTGGGAGCACCGCGGCCGCTAGTGCGGTGACCACGATCCTCGCCGGGTTTCGCGCGTCTCGGGTAGACCCCGCGCGGAGCGAAACCCGGCAAGGGCCAGCGGTCACCGCCCTGGAGCCCGCGAGGCCCCGGTGCGCCTCCGCCGATGTTCACCCGTCCTGGTGACATCGGCGAAGGCGCACCGGGCGTCAGGCCACCAGGCTCCGCCGGTGCGCGACGAGCGCCAGCACGACGACGATGAGCGCCGCCCCGCCGGTGAGGGCGCCCACGAGCATCACCCAGCCGAAGAACCCCTCGGAGTCCGGCCCCGCGTACTGCACAGTGGCGGTGAGCATCGACGCCTGCCCCGGTTTGGGGCTCCAGGCGATCGTGCCCTCTTCCTCCTCGCGGCCGTTGGTGTTGACCACGCCGCCAGGAAAGCTGATCTTGACCTGGATGTCCGCGCGGTCGATCGGCACCTGGGTGAGGTCGACCGACCCGGACATCGTGACCAGGTCGCCGGAGCGGCGGAAGCTCAGCGTGTAGCGGCTGCTGGAGGAGCTGGTGGCGGCCGAGAGGGTGCGGACCTCGTCGAAGGTCAGGCCGTTGAAGAACAGCTGGGTGCCCGCGTAGGCGTCGGCCTTGTAGGGCTTGGTGGTGACCCGGCTCGCCAGTTCGGACGGCACGCGCAGCTGCGGGCCGGGGTCGTTGTCCGCGGTCGGAGGGGTCGCCGCGATGATCTCGCCGGACACGCGGTCGTCCTCCGAGACCGCCATGGCGGCGTGCAGGCGGACGCACCCCGTCAGCGAGAACGCGGCGAGTAGCAGGAACACCGGCAGTAGGAGCACACGGGCTCTGGACACGCGGCCATCCTGCCAGTAGGGAGCGGTGTTGACCTTGTGCACCAGCCGTTCGACTGGTAATCGTGAGCAAGCCTAAAGACCTTTGCCGTGTCGTAGGCGGCAGGTAGCGTGCCGGACATGGCTTCCTCTTCGGCTGGTGTGCACGACATCAGCAACCGGTTCGTGATCGACTACGTGGCGCTGGACCCCCTCTCGGCGACCCACCTCGGGCTGCCCGGCGGCGAGGACGAGCTCACCGACTACTCACCGGAGGGGCACGCCGCGCGCCACGAACTCGAGGTGCGGGCGCTCCGGGAGGTCGCCGCGGCCGAGCCCGCGGACAAGTCGGAGAGCGAC
This window contains:
- the crtI gene encoding phytoene desaturase family protein → MRVMPGRTDHVVVVGAGLAGLSTALHLLGTGRSVTVVERDATPGGRAGRLDLDGYRIDTGPTVLTMPELVEDALAAVGESLADRLDLVPVDPAYRARFADGTSLDVHADADAMEAEVRRFAGPEEAAGYRRLRTWLTDLYRVEKDTFIGANFDSPADLPVSSLAKLAALRGFGRLGPSIARFLRDERLQRVFSFQSLYAGVPPRSALAAYAVIAYMDTIAGVHFPRGGMRALPDAMAGAAADAGADLRYRTTVAWLERIGGRVTAVRTTQGERIPCDAVVLTPDLPVAYRLLGKAPRRPRAVRWSPSAVVLHAGTTRTWPELAHHTIFFGRAWDRTFDEITSTGRLMSDPSLLVTQPTQGDPSLAPPDRHLNFVLAPVPNLEVGPIDWERVGPAYRDELLRTLEARGLTGFEASIETSRLVTPRDWADMGLAAGTPFSAAHTFSQTGPFRPRNLVDGVENVVLAGCGTTPGVGVPPVLISGKLAAQRVAGSPLRTLRARNRAAIVT
- a CDS encoding DUF3153 domain-containing protein; this translates as MSRARVLLLPVFLLLAAFSLTGCVRLHAAMAVSEDDRVSGEIIAATPPTADNDPGPQLRVPSELASRVTTKPYKADAYAGTQLFFNGLTFDEVRTLSAATSSSSSRYTLSFRRSGDLVTMSGSVDLTQVPIDRADIQVKISFPGGVVNTNGREEEEGTIAWSPKPGQASMLTATVQYAGPDSEGFFGWVMLVGALTGGAALIVVVLALVAHRRSLVA
- a CDS encoding methylenetetrahydrofolate reductase, which produces MTTVVERLHGRGPVFSVEFFPPRDSADELVLWRAIRELEPLDPAFVSITYGAGGSSRDFTIRTTGRVAQETTLVPMAHLTAVDHSVAELRNVIGWYAAVGVRNILAVRGDPPGDPNGEWIAHPEGLTYAEELVRLCRELGDFCVGVAAFPYGHPRSGNVDDDTKYLVRKLRAGADFAIAQLFFQPEDFLRLRDRVDALGCDTALIPGLMPLTTPRTLAKTIELSGAAVPPSVARRLDPFVDDPTAFRKAGVDLVTEMGERLLAEGVPSLHFYTLNRSKATREVVARLGLVPARA
- a CDS encoding polyprenyl synthetase family protein translates to MSAPELLHPLDLALPKHVDEALATYLADRRTLGALMDDNFTGAVDGLAAFVLSGGKRIRPTFAWWGWRAAGGDPEGPLAESVLMAVSSLELIQACALVHDDLMDASEVRRGKPTVHIAFAQEHRDRRWLGEPERFGLAAAVLIGDIALAWADDMLFAAGLPTDALQRLSLPWRDMRTEMLAGQYLDVLTQARGDSSPEAALRIDRLKTAAYTVERPLHMGAALGGGPPELIDGLRRFGADIGLAFQLRDDLLGVFGDPAVTGKPAGDDLREGKRTLLVALGMEYGADVLHKALGNPELDVETVDEVRDALVGVGAVDAIEDRIAELTASGLAALAAAPVTAPAGDRLAELAVSATKRTY